A stretch of Lathyrus oleraceus cultivar Zhongwan6 chromosome 6, CAAS_Psat_ZW6_1.0, whole genome shotgun sequence DNA encodes these proteins:
- the LOC127096235 gene encoding kinesin-like protein KIN-14B: protein MSALSSPLTSAAKNDGTVALVKSGSEIVKTTPADEYLTAALNDFDPDQYEGHAAISDGANKLLMLVLAAVIKAGASREHEILAEIRDSVFSFTRKMEPKRVMDTMFVSRVRFLYIRSLLARSPGLQSIKVLPIECFLEKANTGCSRSSS, encoded by the coding sequence ATGAGTGCTCTTTCTTCACCTTTGACTTCTGCTGCTAAGAATGATGGAACAGTTGCTTTGGTTAAATCTGGCTCCGAAATTGTCAAGACTACCCCTGCAGATGAATATCTTACTGCTGCTCTGAATGACTTTGATCCAGATCAATATGAAGGTCATGCTGCCATTTCCGACGGTGCGAACAAGCTTTTGATGCTGGTTTTGGCTGCTGTCATCAAAGCTGGTGCCTCTAGAGAGCATGAGATACTTGCTGAAATTAGAGATTCTGTTTTCTCTTTTACTAGGAAAATGGAACCAAAGCGAGTAATGGACACCATGTTTGTTTCACGTGTTAGATTTCTGTATATAAGATCTTTACTTGCAAGGTCCCCAGGATTGCAATCAATTAAGGTTTTGCCTATCGAGTGCTTTCTTGAGAAGGCTAATACGGGGTGCAGTAGAAGTTCC
- the LOC127096234 gene encoding kinesin-like protein KIN-14B: protein MSALSSPLTSAAKNDGTVALVKSGSEIVKTTPADEYLTAALNDFDPDQYEGHAAISDGANKLLMLVLAAVIKAGASREHEILAEIRDSVFSFIRKMEPKRVMDTMFVSRVRFLYIRSLLARSPGLQSIKVLPVECFLEKANTGRSRSSN from the coding sequence ATGAGTGCTCTTTCTTCACCTTTGACTTCTGCTGCTAAGAATGATGGAACAGTTGCTTTGGTTAAATCTGGCTCCGAAATTGTCAAGACTACCCCTGCAGATGAATATCTTACTGCTGCTCTGAATGACTTTGATCCAGATCAATATGAAGGTCATGCTGCCATTTCCGACGGTGCGAACAAGCTTTTGATGCTGGTTTTGGCTGCTGTCATCAAAGCTGGTGCCTCTAGAGAGCATGAGATACTTGCTGAAATTAGAGATTCTGTTTTCTCTTTTATTAGGAAAATGGAACCAAAGCGAGTAATGGACACCATGTTTGTTTCACGTGTTAGATTTCTGTATATAAGATCTTTACTTGCAAGGTCCCCAGGATTGCAATCAATTAAGGTTTTGCCTGTCGAGTGCTTTCTTGAGAAGGCTAATACGGGGCGCAGTAGAAGTTCCAACTGA